A single genomic interval of Peribacillus sp. FSL H8-0477 harbors:
- a CDS encoding FAD-binding oxidoreductase, with amino-acid sequence MKVKQIQSKDKHIQMLAAIVVNTRSILYKKEDLLAYDCDGFTIHKHLPKAVVFPKNTKEVAELVRYCCQNELPFLARGAGTGLSGGAIPLNGEVIISLVKMKNLISVDLENRRAVVEPGFVNLKLTNSISDKGYYYAPDPSSQSCCTIGGNVAENAGGAHCLKYGVTTNHILGLEVVLPTGEIIEIGDNGIPDTPGYDLLGLITGSEGTLGIVTKITVRILKNPEAKQTVLAYFDDVTDGSQAVSAIISAGIIPAALEMMDKTAIEGVEAAAFPVGHPKNIAAVLLIEVDGISAGIEEQINQILSVCRLFKVRDVKVAQDEQERGRWWANRKTGFGAMGAISPDYLVQDGVIPRSKLPQVLERIEQISEHSGLRIANIFHAGDGNLHPLILFDAKIPGETEKALEAGSACLQACAEVGGTITGEHGVGIEKREEMRFVFNEEEIAAQTTIRSVFNPVNLLNAGKLFPSPGKCVEIKMEKKAAIL; translated from the coding sequence ATGAAGGTGAAGCAGATTCAGAGTAAGGACAAGCATATTCAAATGTTAGCTGCGATTGTAGTTAATACACGTTCTATTTTGTATAAGAAAGAAGACCTGCTTGCTTACGATTGTGATGGCTTCACCATTCATAAGCATTTACCAAAAGCTGTCGTCTTTCCAAAAAATACAAAAGAGGTAGCTGAATTGGTTCGCTATTGCTGTCAAAATGAGCTTCCTTTTTTAGCCAGGGGTGCTGGAACTGGTTTAAGCGGCGGTGCGATTCCTTTAAACGGAGAGGTCATTATTAGTCTGGTCAAAATGAAGAACCTGATTAGTGTAGATCTAGAAAACAGGCGAGCTGTAGTTGAGCCTGGCTTCGTCAATCTGAAGCTTACCAACTCAATCTCAGATAAAGGCTATTATTACGCCCCAGACCCATCGAGCCAATCCTGCTGTACGATTGGCGGTAATGTAGCTGAAAATGCAGGCGGTGCTCATTGCTTGAAATATGGCGTCACCACAAATCATATTCTGGGTCTTGAAGTGGTGCTGCCGACTGGGGAAATTATTGAAATTGGCGATAACGGAATACCGGATACACCTGGGTATGACTTATTAGGGCTCATTACGGGTTCTGAGGGGACACTTGGTATCGTCACAAAAATCACGGTTAGAATATTGAAAAACCCAGAAGCAAAACAGACAGTTTTGGCTTATTTTGATGATGTTACAGACGGAAGTCAGGCAGTGTCTGCAATTATATCGGCAGGCATTATCCCGGCAGCACTTGAGATGATGGATAAAACAGCGATTGAAGGAGTCGAGGCAGCCGCTTTTCCTGTCGGACATCCGAAGAATATTGCTGCTGTTTTATTAATTGAAGTTGATGGAATTTCTGCAGGAATCGAAGAACAAATTAATCAAATTCTTTCTGTCTGCAGGCTATTTAAGGTTCGAGATGTCAAGGTGGCTCAAGATGAACAAGAACGGGGCAGATGGTGGGCAAACCGTAAAACGGGCTTTGGTGCTATGGGAGCTATCTCCCCAGATTATCTTGTACAAGATGGGGTCATCCCTCGCAGCAAGCTTCCACAGGTTCTCGAGAGAATTGAGCAGATTAGTGAACACTCAGGACTCCGTATTGCTAATATATTTCATGCAGGTGATGGCAATCTGCATCCGTTAATTCTCTTCGATGCGAAAATTCCTGGGGAGACGGAGAAAGCATTAGAAGCTGGAAGTGCTTGTCTTCAGGCCTGTGCAGAAGTGGGTGGAACAATTACTGGAGAGCACGGGGTAGGAATTGAAAAACGAGAAGAAATGCGGTTTGTTTTTAATGAAGAAGAAATTGCAGCTCAAACAACTATCCGCAGTGTGTTTAATCCAGTGAATTTACTAAATGCAGGCAAGCTATTTCCCTCACCAGGCAAATGCGTCGAGATAAAAATGGAAAAGAAAGCAGCCATTTTATAA
- a CDS encoding (Fe-S)-binding protein yields MATQSAVKSSPVCAETSLSNYFAKDHPDEKKWDDCVHCGMCLESCPTYEITGQEQHSPRGRVHLIKSVAEGKIALNESFADPVFACLDCRACTTACPADVDVGGLIEEARGQIRQAIPLKGWKGNVSKLLLQGLFPHENRLNTVGSLLRFYQKSGLQTTVRKTGMMKIMPKHLVEMEAIMPKVNKPVRKKYKKDQVLKAKGDSKAEVAFMTGCIMDVMFSEINEATINVLRRNGNDVTIPEKQTCCGALHVHAGDRETGRKLAKQNITAFENSEKIILNSAGCGCMMKEYKELFKEDQEWYDRAEAFSAKVEDISKYLYDTGYEIPKSELNTKITYHDACHLAHGQGVREQPRDILLHIPGVEMVHMPNADRCCGSAGIYNITNPEMAGEVLESKMANVPEDVEMISMGNPGCMLQMAMGVKKYGKNQKVVHTVQLLDWAYQKEDQEAKQ; encoded by the coding sequence ATGGCGACTCAGTCGGCAGTGAAATCCAGTCCAGTATGTGCTGAAACTAGTTTGAGTAATTATTTTGCTAAAGACCATCCCGATGAAAAAAAGTGGGATGATTGTGTCCATTGCGGAATGTGTTTGGAATCATGTCCAACTTATGAAATCACCGGACAAGAGCAGCATTCCCCCAGGGGACGTGTCCATTTAATCAAAAGCGTAGCTGAAGGGAAAATCGCGTTGAATGAGTCTTTCGCAGATCCTGTTTTTGCGTGTCTCGATTGCCGCGCTTGCACGACAGCCTGTCCAGCGGATGTTGATGTTGGAGGGTTGATTGAAGAGGCGCGCGGGCAGATTCGTCAAGCTATTCCGTTAAAAGGATGGAAGGGAAACGTTAGTAAATTGTTACTACAGGGATTATTTCCGCATGAAAACCGTTTAAATACCGTCGGAAGTCTGCTTCGGTTTTACCAAAAAAGCGGCCTGCAGACTACTGTTCGAAAAACAGGGATGATGAAGATCATGCCTAAGCATTTGGTTGAGATGGAAGCGATTATGCCGAAGGTAAATAAACCCGTTCGAAAGAAATATAAGAAGGATCAAGTACTTAAAGCAAAAGGAGATAGCAAAGCGGAAGTGGCCTTTATGACGGGCTGCATCATGGATGTCATGTTTAGTGAAATTAATGAAGCGACCATTAATGTACTACGCAGAAATGGAAATGATGTGACGATTCCAGAAAAACAAACCTGTTGTGGAGCCTTGCATGTTCATGCGGGAGACCGTGAAACGGGCAGAAAGCTTGCAAAGCAAAATATTACGGCGTTTGAAAACAGTGAGAAAATCATTCTAAACTCTGCCGGCTGTGGCTGCATGATGAAGGAATACAAGGAATTGTTTAAAGAAGATCAGGAATGGTACGACCGCGCCGAGGCTTTTTCCGCAAAAGTAGAAGATATATCCAAATATTTGTATGACACCGGGTATGAAATTCCCAAATCGGAGCTGAATACAAAGATTACGTATCACGATGCCTGTCATTTAGCGCATGGTCAGGGCGTCAGGGAGCAGCCGAGAGATATTCTCTTGCATATTCCTGGTGTAGAAATGGTTCATATGCCAAATGCGGACCGTTGCTGTGGTAGTGCTGGTATCTACAATATAACGAACCCAGAGATGGCGGGAGAGGTACTAGAAAGTAAAATGGCAAATGTACCTGAAGATGTGGAGATGATCTCGATGGGGAATCCTGGCTGTATGTTACAAATGGCGATGGGCGTAAAAAAATACGGCAAAAATCAAAAAGTCGTTCATACGGTTCAATTGCTCGACTGGGCCTATCAAAAAGAAGATCAGGAGGCTAAGCAATGA
- a CDS encoding FAD-binding oxidoreductase, with product MLVVNVKNQLNTIFSKEKILLDDSSHDLGNRAEVTVRPTTEEEIGNLISYAHSNGKKVIIEGGGTKKGFGGLVEYADICLSLKNYKGIVEHNPGDMTITLKAGTPFLEIQNYLAGFNQMISLDPFANEETSIGGVIAANDSGPKRLGYGSARDVVIGMRLVYPDGSLIRAGGKVVKNVAGYDMNKLFIGSMGTLAVVSEITLKLRPIANYQSLVLLSFPTGNLEVIKQFVVSVLDSLMEPVTLELLSPTLAAKLTGREEYTVAIQFEDVESSVHYQTTYLENLKPEGGTFSILQQEDAHLFWQAFYDLYPGLDTVNKTKSAAVKIGLKNMDVFELLEVTDKLNSSQFHILAHGGLGHGISQVYLYGEFDRILSAIKEIRTLTSAKGGYAIVKHLPFPERLKINIWDDNPSYFFLLKNIKEKVDPNNVLNEKRYVGGI from the coding sequence ATGTTGGTAGTTAATGTGAAGAATCAGTTAAATACTATTTTCTCCAAAGAAAAAATCTTACTAGATGATAGCAGCCACGACCTTGGCAATCGAGCCGAGGTGACAGTACGACCGACTACTGAAGAGGAGATTGGCAATCTTATTTCCTATGCTCATTCAAACGGAAAAAAAGTGATTATTGAAGGCGGCGGCACAAAGAAGGGGTTTGGCGGACTGGTGGAATATGCAGATATTTGTCTATCTCTAAAGAACTATAAGGGGATTGTCGAGCATAATCCTGGAGATATGACCATCACTTTAAAAGCTGGTACACCCTTTTTAGAGATACAGAACTATCTTGCTGGCTTTAACCAGATGATTTCCCTTGATCCTTTTGCCAATGAGGAAACAAGTATCGGCGGGGTGATTGCAGCGAATGACAGCGGCCCGAAGCGGCTTGGGTACGGTTCAGCGAGAGATGTCGTGATTGGTATGCGGCTTGTTTATCCTGATGGCAGTCTGATCCGGGCTGGAGGGAAGGTTGTTAAAAATGTAGCAGGATACGATATGAATAAACTCTTTATCGGCTCGATGGGAACGCTCGCAGTGGTATCCGAAATTACGTTGAAGTTAAGACCGATAGCAAACTATCAAAGCCTTGTTTTACTCTCTTTCCCGACAGGTAATCTAGAAGTAATCAAACAGTTTGTTGTAAGCGTTCTCGATTCGTTGATGGAGCCAGTAACTCTTGAACTTCTTAGCCCAACTCTTGCAGCGAAGCTGACCGGACGAGAGGAGTATACCGTAGCTATTCAATTCGAGGATGTTGAAAGTTCTGTTCACTATCAAACTACCTATCTGGAAAATTTGAAACCTGAAGGGGGTACTTTCTCGATTCTTCAACAGGAGGATGCTCACTTATTTTGGCAAGCTTTTTATGACTTGTACCCTGGATTGGACACTGTAAATAAGACCAAATCAGCAGCTGTGAAAATTGGACTTAAAAATATGGATGTATTTGAATTACTTGAAGTAACCGATAAGCTAAACAGCTCCCAATTTCATATACTTGCTCATGGGGGACTGGGACATGGTATTAGTCAAGTTTATCTTTATGGTGAATTTGATCGAATACTCTCAGCAATCAAAGAAATTAGGACGCTTACCTCAGCCAAAGGCGGTTATGCGATTGTTAAGCATCTGCCGTTTCCAGAGCGATTGAAGATCAATATTTGGGATGATAATCCTTCCTACTTTTTCTTACTGAAAAACATTAAAGAAAAAGTTGATCCGAATAACGTTCTTAATGAAAAAAGATACGTAGGAGGGATCTAA
- a CDS encoding FadR/GntR family transcriptional regulator: MVIEKLEIKKVSDRIGEKIEKMITEGTFQAGEKLPSVRELCELFGVGRSAVRDAITALKGKGFVDVKQGEGTYVCGFDSTKLFKQTNIPVDVKDLTELFQVRKIMETGIVEIAAKTRNDNDISKMKETLFLSDVNGWEADYQFHKLIAIATGNDIFIQLSEFISESMKQTMIDFYRYIADQGQAIIEINQQHEQLLSFIESGSAVEAKQMMTEHLLFVEDLFLQSLKNASNREKLTERE; encoded by the coding sequence ATGGTTATTGAAAAGTTAGAAATTAAAAAAGTTTCGGATCGTATTGGTGAGAAAATAGAAAAAATGATTACCGAAGGAACCTTTCAAGCAGGGGAAAAGCTTCCTTCTGTACGTGAGCTTTGTGAATTATTCGGGGTCGGCCGTTCTGCAGTTAGAGACGCCATTACCGCCTTAAAAGGAAAAGGGTTCGTTGATGTAAAACAAGGAGAAGGGACCTATGTATGCGGTTTTGATTCAACGAAGCTTTTTAAGCAGACTAACATACCCGTTGACGTTAAGGATTTAACCGAACTATTTCAGGTCAGGAAAATCATGGAGACAGGCATTGTAGAAATCGCAGCGAAGACTCGAAATGACAATGATATTAGCAAAATGAAGGAAACACTTTTTTTGTCAGATGTGAATGGATGGGAAGCTGATTACCAGTTTCATAAACTAATCGCTATTGCGACAGGTAATGATATTTTTATTCAGTTGAGTGAATTTATCTCAGAGAGCATGAAACAAACGATGATTGACTTTTACAGATATATTGCAGATCAAGGGCAAGCTATCATAGAAATTAACCAGCAACATGAACAGTTACTTTCTTTCATTGAGTCAGGCAGTGCTGTGGAGGCTAAACAGATGATGACCGAGCATTTATTGTTTGTAGAAGACTTGTTTTTACAAAGCCTAAAAAATGCGTCGAATAGAGAGAAGTTGACCGAAAGAGAATGA
- a CDS encoding ABC transporter ATP-binding protein, with protein sequence MREKEKIIEVKHLTKYFDVGKGKVLKAVDDVTFDIYKGETLGLVGESGCGKSTAGRTIIQLYQATTGQVIYGGNEISRNISAKESKKLKKNMQMIYQDPYSSLNPRMTVLECIAEGITNHEEQLSRREIESRVYDLLESVGLTKKHANRYPHEFSGGQRQRIGIARALAVEPEFIIADEPIAALDVSIQAQIVNLMQDLQLEKNLTYLFIAHDLSMVKYISDRIIVMYLGSMIELADSETLYDDPLHPYTQALLSAIPIPDPRMERTRERIILTGDVPSPINPPSGCRFRTRCPKAMQVCSEVVPKWQEVSENHFVACHLYDLDTSLVVD encoded by the coding sequence ATGAGAGAAAAAGAAAAGATTATAGAGGTTAAACATTTAACGAAATATTTTGATGTAGGTAAAGGAAAAGTATTAAAAGCTGTGGATGATGTAACTTTTGATATCTATAAAGGGGAAACACTTGGTTTAGTAGGCGAATCTGGATGTGGGAAATCAACAGCCGGTCGGACGATTATTCAGTTATACCAAGCCACAACAGGACAGGTTATTTATGGTGGGAATGAAATTAGTCGGAACATATCGGCTAAAGAAAGTAAAAAACTAAAGAAGAATATGCAGATGATCTATCAGGACCCATACTCATCTCTCAATCCTAGAATGACGGTACTTGAGTGTATTGCAGAAGGAATTACTAACCATGAGGAGCAGCTAAGTCGCCGCGAAATTGAGAGCAGAGTCTATGATTTACTTGAATCTGTAGGATTAACAAAAAAACATGCAAATCGATATCCTCATGAGTTTAGTGGTGGACAGCGGCAGCGTATCGGAATCGCTAGAGCGCTTGCGGTAGAGCCAGAATTTATCATTGCAGATGAGCCGATTGCAGCATTAGATGTTTCCATTCAAGCGCAAATTGTAAATCTTATGCAGGATTTACAGTTAGAAAAAAATTTAACCTATTTATTTATTGCACATGATTTATCAATGGTCAAGTACATCAGCGATCGTATTATCGTGATGTACTTAGGCTCAATGATTGAACTCGCTGATAGTGAAACATTATATGATGATCCTCTTCACCCGTATACGCAAGCTCTTCTCTCGGCTATTCCAATTCCAGATCCGAGAATGGAGAGAACACGAGAACGAATTATTTTAACAGGGGATGTACCAAGTCCCATCAATCCCCCGAGTGGCTGCCGCTTCCGCACGCGCTGTCCGAAAGCGATGCAGGTTTGCTCAGAAGTCGTGCCAAAGTGGCAAGAGGTTTCTGAAAATCATTTTGTCGCCTGTCATTTATACGACCTAGATACTAGTTTAGTTGTCGATTGA
- a CDS encoding ABC transporter ATP-binding protein — protein MENPALKVENLHVSFKTHDDGEIKAVRGVSFELEKGETLAIVGESGSGKSVTAKALMRLLPKQNSKITDGKIIYEETNLLTYSNKDMQKIRGSEISMVFQDPMTSLNPTMKIGKQIMEGLRKHQGLGKKEVFAKTTELLELVGIPNAVERMADFPHQFSGGMRQRVVIAMALACNPNVLLADEPTTALDVTIQAQILDLMKDLQKKTGTAIILITHDLGVVASMAQRVAVMYAGEIVETGLVDEIFYEAKHPYTRGLLLSMPKLHASRSTRLIPIPGTPPDLGRLTEGCPFAARCPYVMKVCHNHNPSRTQVSKTHTVSCWLEDERAPRVEWLG, from the coding sequence ATGGAGAATCCGGCATTAAAAGTAGAAAATCTTCATGTTTCGTTTAAAACGCATGATGATGGGGAAATCAAGGCCGTTCGTGGGGTTAGCTTTGAACTTGAAAAAGGGGAAACGTTAGCGATTGTCGGTGAGTCTGGCTCTGGAAAATCTGTAACCGCAAAAGCGTTGATGAGACTATTACCTAAGCAAAATAGCAAAATTACTGATGGGAAAATCATTTATGAAGAAACTAATCTCTTAACCTACTCAAATAAAGACATGCAAAAAATTCGTGGATCAGAAATTTCGATGGTTTTTCAAGATCCCATGACCTCCCTTAATCCGACGATGAAGATTGGTAAACAAATCATGGAAGGGTTAAGAAAACATCAAGGACTTGGGAAAAAAGAAGTGTTTGCTAAAACTACCGAGCTGCTAGAGCTTGTTGGAATTCCTAATGCAGTCGAGAGAATGGCAGACTTTCCTCATCAGTTTTCAGGTGGAATGAGGCAAAGAGTTGTGATTGCGATGGCCTTAGCATGTAATCCAAATGTTTTACTTGCAGATGAACCAACCACTGCCCTTGATGTAACCATCCAAGCACAGATTTTAGATTTGATGAAGGATTTACAGAAAAAAACGGGAACCGCGATTATTTTAATTACGCATGATTTAGGGGTAGTTGCCAGTATGGCGCAGCGAGTTGCTGTGATGTATGCAGGTGAAATAGTCGAAACAGGACTAGTCGATGAAATTTTTTATGAGGCGAAGCATCCCTATACACGAGGATTATTATTGTCGATGCCAAAATTGCATGCGAGTCGATCAACAAGATTAATCCCCATTCCTGGAACACCACCTGATTTAGGTAGATTAACAGAAGGCTGCCCTTTCGCAGCGCGATGCCCCTATGTAATGAAGGTTTGTCACAATCATAATCCTAGTAGAACTCAGGTATCCAAAACACATACCGTTTCATGCTGGTTAGAAGATGAGCGAGCACCCCGTGTTGAGTGGCTAGGTTGA
- the opp3C gene encoding oligopeptide ABC transporter permease, with protein sequence MSSLKQEIEDDLFVHAPLEENIHEDFPEEPVTFWNEAWRRLKKNRGSLLGLITIIFLSLMALVGPVLSNHSFDDQDLALSNLPPKIEGLGWLGFDGRDVNGKDQYEAREITSNFWFGTDEFGRDLWTRVWKATQISLFIAIVAAVLDLIIGVVYGGISGFFGGRVDGFLQRIIEVLIGIPNLIVIILFILILEPGITSIILAMVITGWVGMARVVRGQILQLKGQEYVLAARTLGTSNAKIIWKHLLPNVMGAIIITLMFTIPTAIFFEAFLSFIGLGLQPPLASLGVLIEDGYKSMRFFSFKLLFPAIVISAVMISFNLLGDGLRDALDPKMRK encoded by the coding sequence GTGAGCAGTTTAAAGCAAGAGATTGAGGATGATTTATTTGTTCATGCTCCTTTAGAGGAAAATATCCATGAGGATTTTCCTGAGGAACCGGTGACTTTTTGGAATGAAGCGTGGAGAAGGTTAAAAAAAAATCGAGGATCCTTGCTTGGACTGATAACGATTATTTTCCTCTCGTTGATGGCGCTAGTGGGTCCAGTTTTATCCAACCATTCATTCGATGACCAAGATTTAGCTCTATCAAACCTCCCTCCTAAGATCGAAGGACTCGGGTGGCTTGGATTTGATGGCAGGGATGTGAACGGAAAGGATCAATATGAGGCGAGAGAAATCACCAGTAACTTTTGGTTTGGCACGGATGAATTTGGTCGTGATCTCTGGACAAGAGTCTGGAAGGCTACTCAGATTTCCTTATTTATTGCGATTGTTGCAGCCGTCTTGGATCTGATTATTGGTGTGGTGTATGGAGGGATTTCAGGATTTTTTGGAGGACGAGTTGATGGGTTCTTACAACGTATTATAGAAGTCCTCATTGGGATCCCGAATTTAATCGTCATCATTTTGTTCATCCTGATTCTCGAACCCGGCATCACATCGATCATTTTAGCGATGGTGATTACAGGGTGGGTAGGAATGGCCCGGGTCGTTCGCGGGCAAATCCTACAGCTTAAGGGCCAGGAATATGTCCTCGCAGCGAGAACGCTCGGCACGTCCAATGCTAAAATTATATGGAAACATTTACTTCCCAATGTGATGGGAGCCATCATTATTACCCTGATGTTCACCATTCCAACGGCGATATTTTTTGAAGCCTTTCTAAGCTTTATTGGCTTAGGACTGCAGCCGCCACTGGCTTCTTTAGGCGTCTTAATTGAAGATGGCTATAAATCGATGCGTTTCTTTTCCTTTAAACTGCTTTTTCCAGCGATTGTGATCAGTGCGGTAATGATTAGCTTTAATTTACTGGGTGACGGGCTCCGTGATGCACTAGATCCTAAAATGAGAAAGTAA
- the opp3b gene encoding oligopeptide ABC transporter permease, with the protein MKTYIAKRLGYMFITLFIVVSITFFLMQYLPGTPFTNPEKLSVEQLEVMNEKYGLNKPVAIQYLNYLGDLVRGDLGISYQYEGRSVNEILGERIGPSVLIGSQALIFGAIVGLLLGIISALKHNSFLDYGSVTIAVLGMSIPSFVFAALLQYYVGVKLGWLPAALWEGYENTIMPSLALSVTVIATVARFIRTEMLEVLGQDYIVTARAKGLSEKAVVFKHIIRNAIIPVVTMLGPLAVAIMTGTLVIEKIFTVPGLGEQFTKSILVNDYSVIMGVTLMYSALFIAIVFIVDILYGLIDPRISIKGGA; encoded by the coding sequence ATGAAGACCTATATAGCTAAACGTCTAGGCTATATGTTCATAACCCTGTTTATCGTTGTGTCTATTACCTTTTTTTTAATGCAGTATCTTCCGGGAACACCGTTTACAAATCCTGAAAAATTATCGGTTGAGCAATTAGAGGTTATGAATGAAAAATATGGTCTGAATAAGCCTGTAGCTATTCAGTATCTCAACTATTTAGGCGACCTTGTTAGAGGTGATTTAGGGATTTCTTATCAATATGAAGGACGGTCTGTAAACGAAATTCTCGGTGAACGAATCGGTCCTTCTGTGTTAATCGGATCCCAAGCGCTCATTTTTGGTGCGATCGTAGGTCTGCTGCTTGGGATTATCTCGGCACTAAAACATAATAGTTTTTTAGATTATGGTTCTGTAACGATTGCGGTGTTGGGGATGTCAATTCCATCCTTTGTTTTCGCCGCTCTTTTGCAATATTATGTGGGGGTTAAGTTAGGCTGGCTCCCAGCTGCCTTATGGGAGGGGTATGAAAATACCATCATGCCTTCATTGGCTTTATCAGTAACCGTCATCGCAACGGTTGCACGATTTATCCGTACGGAAATGCTTGAAGTGTTAGGTCAGGATTATATTGTTACGGCTAGAGCAAAAGGACTTAGTGAGAAAGCTGTTGTATTCAAGCATATCATCCGTAATGCGATTATTCCGGTTGTGACGATGCTGGGACCACTAGCAGTGGCAATTATGACAGGTACGTTGGTTATTGAAAAAATATTTACGGTACCAGGCCTTGGGGAGCAGTTTACAAAATCTATACTTGTTAATGATTATAGTGTCATTATGGGTGTTACCTTAATGTACAGCGCCTTATTTATTGCGATAGTTTTCATTGTCGATATCCTTTATGGACTCATTGACCCTCGTATTAGCATAAAAGGGGGGGCGTGA
- a CDS encoding peptide ABC transporter substrate-binding protein, producing the protein MSNHVLIKFFMLFILVGLVLTGCNFSSSKDTTSENNENTKTTKKKQVLNMVEASEIPTMDSSLAHDNVSFTVLSNVNEGLYRLGKASEPELAMAKDDQVSEDGLVHTFTIRDANWSNGDPVTAADFVFAWQRVFKETGQYGSMFETANILHASEIVKGEKQAESLGVKALDEKTLEVTLTTPNALLGQLLTFPTFLPQNQKFVESQGEKYALEADNLLYNGPFILSEWKHDASWKYQKNTKYWDADTVSLDELNVFVVKEAATQLNLYDTNKVDSINLSSASVDQYKDDKNFSSLADSEIFFLRFNHNHKALGNKNIRRAIDMSWDKQAHVDRILNNGSLALYGLVPKNFSTSPDGKDFRELNGELNHGDLKEAQSYLAKGLKEIGQDSVNITLTVSAVEGNDKTAEYLKNQLEKNLPQVKIKLKLVPVEQRYELESALEYDMVISAWGPDYIDPMTYIGMWVTKGSANRMDYSNPKYDALVKNISSEEDTAKRYEMMLEAEKMLFEDAAIAPLYQRGLAVLQKSTINGLVRHPSGPDFSFKWTKIDAE; encoded by the coding sequence TTGAGTAATCATGTACTGATAAAGTTTTTTATGTTATTTATACTAGTTGGCCTGGTACTTACTGGCTGTAACTTCAGTTCATCAAAGGATACTACTTCAGAAAATAATGAAAATACGAAAACAACTAAAAAAAAGCAAGTATTGAATATGGTCGAAGCCTCTGAGATTCCAACGATGGATTCTTCGCTTGCTCATGATAATGTTTCCTTTACGGTGCTTAGCAATGTTAATGAAGGTCTTTATCGATTGGGGAAAGCAAGTGAGCCTGAACTGGCAATGGCTAAGGATGATCAGGTAAGCGAGGATGGCTTAGTGCATACCTTTACGATCCGTGATGCTAATTGGAGTAATGGTGATCCGGTTACCGCTGCTGATTTTGTTTTTGCATGGCAACGTGTATTTAAAGAAACAGGACAATATGGCAGTATGTTTGAAACAGCAAATATCTTACATGCAAGTGAAATTGTAAAAGGGGAAAAGCAGGCTGAGAGCCTTGGTGTTAAGGCCCTAGATGAAAAAACACTTGAGGTTACCTTAACCACTCCGAATGCATTACTTGGACAATTATTAACCTTCCCAACTTTCTTACCTCAAAATCAGAAATTTGTGGAGAGTCAAGGCGAAAAGTATGCCTTAGAAGCTGATAATCTTTTATACAATGGTCCATTTATCCTCTCAGAGTGGAAACATGATGCGAGTTGGAAGTATCAGAAAAACACTAAATATTGGGATGCTGATACAGTAAGTTTAGATGAATTAAATGTATTTGTGGTGAAAGAAGCTGCAACCCAGCTAAATCTTTATGATACTAATAAGGTCGATAGTATTAATCTTAGCTCAGCCTCTGTGGATCAGTATAAGGATGACAAGAACTTTAGTTCCTTGGCTGATTCGGAAATATTCTTTCTGCGTTTTAACCATAATCATAAGGCCTTAGGAAATAAGAATATCCGCCGAGCGATAGATATGAGTTGGGACAAGCAAGCTCATGTTGATCGGATTTTAAATAACGGATCATTAGCTTTGTATGGACTGGTGCCAAAGAATTTTTCTACTTCCCCAGATGGTAAAGACTTCAGAGAACTAAATGGAGAGTTGAATCACGGGGATCTCAAGGAAGCGCAAAGTTATCTCGCTAAGGGCTTAAAGGAAATTGGTCAAGATTCAGTGAATATTACGTTGACGGTTTCTGCAGTAGAAGGCAATGATAAGACGGCAGAATATCTTAAAAATCAACTTGAAAAGAACTTACCACAAGTAAAAATTAAGCTTAAGCTTGTGCCTGTCGAACAAAGGTATGAGCTTGAGTCGGCACTTGAATACGATATGGTCATCTCGGCTTGGGGACCGGATTATATCGATCCAATGACTTATATCGGAATGTGGGTAACGAAGGGGTCAGCCAATCGAATGGATTATTCTAATCCTAAGTATGATGCTCTGGTGAAGAACATTTCTAGCGAAGAAGATACAGCCAAGCGTTATGAAATGATGTTAGAAGCAGAGAAGATGCTTTTTGAAGATGCGGCTATTGCACCCTTATATCAAAGAGGGTTAGCTGTTTTGCAAAAATCAACAATAAACGGCTTAGTGCGTCATCCGAGTGGACCGGATTTTTCCTTTAAATGGACGAAAATAGATGCTGAATAG